The Enterococcus rotai genome includes a window with the following:
- a CDS encoding threonine/serine exporter family protein — MIHLLVQFSFSFLASAAYAIITNVPRRSLIACGLSGASGWMFYWFSVQLGATAALGSLLGALSVAAVSFVCSRLLKLPVTIFNIPGMVPLVPGGLAYQAVRNLVIGNYETAAYSAVQAVMIAGAIALGLVLSEVLNHNIRNFREKRELVGLIRKKEEK; from the coding sequence ATGATTCATTTACTGGTTCAGTTTTCATTTAGCTTTTTAGCATCAGCAGCCTATGCCATTATTACTAATGTCCCTAGACGCTCGCTGATTGCTTGTGGTTTATCGGGGGCATCTGGTTGGATGTTCTATTGGTTTTCTGTTCAATTAGGCGCTACTGCCGCTTTAGGCTCCTTACTCGGAGCATTGAGTGTGGCGGCTGTTAGTTTTGTCTGTTCACGGCTCCTCAAGCTACCTGTTACAATTTTCAATATTCCCGGAATGGTTCCTTTAGTGCCTGGTGGACTTGCGTATCAGGCCGTCCGCAATTTGGTTATTGGCAACTACGAAACAGCTGCTTATTCTGCGGTACAAGCGGTTATGATCGCTGGGGCAATTGCATTAGGGTTAGTATTATCTGAGGTTTTGAATCATAATATCAGAAACTTTAGAGAAAAACGAGAGCTCGTAGGATTAATTAGAAAAAAAGAAGAAAAATAG
- a CDS encoding GNAT family N-acetyltransferase: MITKIENLTTNELEEILIIWLTANQEAHPFIPSTYWQDHFAEVKEALPLAELYIHRDNENITGFIGISETYIAGIFVQQDYRNQGIGQKLLNEAKNAHNTLTLSVYAKNQPAYTFYLKHGFQLMNEHLDDTTGELEYQLIWEK; this comes from the coding sequence ATGATCACAAAAATAGAGAATTTAACTACGAATGAATTGGAAGAAATTTTAATCATTTGGCTAACAGCGAATCAGGAGGCCCACCCTTTTATCCCAAGTACTTATTGGCAAGACCACTTTGCTGAGGTAAAAGAAGCATTACCTTTAGCTGAGCTCTACATCCATCGTGATAATGAAAATATTACAGGTTTTATAGGGATCAGTGAAACCTATATTGCCGGCATATTTGTACAGCAAGACTATCGCAATCAAGGCATTGGCCAAAAGCTTTTGAATGAGGCTAAAAATGCTCATAATACGCTAACCCTTTCAGTCTATGCTAAAAATCAGCCTGCCTATACTTTTTATCTAAAGCATGGCTTTCAATTGATGAACGAACATCTAGATGATACAACAGGTGAGCTCGAATATCAGCTTATTTGGGAAAAATAG
- a CDS encoding GyrI-like domain-containing protein translates to MTVQLTEKTIKGNKIRTNNHRLDEIIALWNKVPAMHLVGDFYAVYSNYESNFKGDYDLLVGSEQACFPETSIIQAGTYVEIPVEVASPEGVGRAWQKIWEDEDLEKQRTYKSDAEHYKADGTIVIYLSV, encoded by the coding sequence ATGACCGTTCAATTAACTGAAAAAACAATTAAAGGCAACAAAATTCGCACGAATAATCACCGTTTAGATGAAATCATTGCATTATGGAACAAGGTACCTGCGATGCATTTAGTTGGAGATTTTTATGCAGTTTATTCAAACTATGAAAGTAATTTTAAAGGTGATTATGATTTATTAGTTGGAAGTGAGCAAGCTTGTTTTCCAGAGACATCTATCATTCAAGCTGGAACTTATGTTGAAATCCCAGTAGAGGTTGCAAGTCCAGAAGGTGTGGGAAGGGCTTGGCAGAAGATTTGGGAAGATGAAGACTTAGAAAAGCAGCGGACCTACAAAAGTGATGCTGAACATTATAAAGCAGATGGGACGATCGTGATTTACCTTTCTGTATAA
- a CDS encoding threonine/serine exporter family protein has product MATIDTEKVLETCLLAGKIMLESDAEMYRVEDTMSRIALASGDYRLVSYVTQTGLFVGLDGTSTIRMVQILNRSINLEKVSTINQLSREYVTGVFTLDELLEKLKTLEQERKFFPLWMRFVSAAVVSGTIMILFGGVWADLFLTCLIGGLGYSLYYFSLKVLRIKFLSEFLAAFFIGCAALLSSQSGLGVNQDMIIIGCVMPLVPGVQMTNALRDLLAGHYLSGVSRGTEAMMTASMIGFAIAFVFQLFY; this is encoded by the coding sequence ATGGCGACAATAGATACAGAAAAAGTCTTAGAAACTTGCTTACTGGCAGGAAAAATCATGCTTGAAAGCGATGCGGAAATGTATCGGGTTGAAGATACTATGAGTCGTATTGCATTAGCGTCAGGTGATTATCGCCTAGTCAGCTACGTTACTCAAACAGGGCTTTTCGTAGGATTAGACGGCACTTCTACGATTCGGATGGTTCAGATTTTAAATCGCTCGATCAATCTAGAAAAAGTCTCTACAATCAACCAACTATCAAGAGAATATGTAACAGGCGTTTTCACACTAGATGAACTTTTAGAAAAACTAAAAACCTTAGAGCAAGAACGAAAATTTTTCCCTTTATGGATGAGATTCGTCAGTGCAGCTGTAGTCAGTGGAACAATTATGATTTTGTTTGGCGGCGTTTGGGCTGATTTGTTTTTAACTTGTTTGATCGGAGGATTAGGCTATAGTCTTTATTACTTCAGCTTAAAAGTCTTAAGGATCAAATTTCTTTCAGAGTTTTTAGCAGCCTTTTTTATTGGCTGTGCTGCTCTTTTAAGTAGTCAAAGCGGATTAGGTGTTAATCAAGATATGATTATTATCGGCTGTGTTATGCCTCTTGTCCCAGGGGTTCAAATGACTAATGCTTTGCGAGATCTTTTAGCAGGTCACTATCTTTCTGGTGTTTCCAGAGGAACTGAAGCCATGATGACAGCCTCTATGATTGGATTTGCGATTGCCTTTGTCTTTCAATTATTTTACTAA
- a CDS encoding DUF554 domain-containing protein, with translation MILLGTLINGVAIVFGSLLGAVLRNISEKMKDTVTKGIGLGVLVLGIQMAFKTSSFIVILISLCIGAMVGEALGIENKMNEFGLKLEKRFAKPGSNFADGFVTASLIFLIGSMGIIGAIESGVANNHQTLFTKAVMDGFMSIMLTATLGVGVLFSAFPVFLYQGIIALFASVMMRYIPKELLDLLMGEISAIGGLMIVGISLNIMEITKIRVSNYLPGLLILIGIITIQFYF, from the coding sequence ATGATTTTATTGGGGACTTTGATCAATGGGGTAGCGATTGTATTTGGGAGTTTATTAGGAGCTGTTTTACGAAATATTTCAGAGAAAATGAAAGATACTGTAACGAAAGGAATCGGTCTAGGTGTATTAGTATTAGGTATTCAGATGGCCTTTAAAACATCTTCATTTATCGTGATCTTGATTAGTTTGTGTATAGGTGCAATGGTAGGAGAAGCTTTAGGTATCGAAAATAAGATGAATGAGTTTGGGTTGAAACTGGAAAAACGTTTCGCCAAACCAGGAAGTAATTTTGCAGATGGATTTGTGACGGCTTCGTTGATTTTTTTAATTGGTTCGATGGGAATTATCGGTGCAATTGAAAGTGGTGTAGCAAATAATCATCAAACGCTCTTTACAAAAGCTGTGATGGACGGTTTTATGTCGATCATGCTGACGGCTACATTAGGTGTTGGGGTTCTTTTTTCTGCGTTCCCTGTTTTTTTGTATCAAGGAATTATCGCCTTGTTCGCAAGTGTTATGATGCGTTATATTCCAAAAGAACTGCTCGATTTATTGATGGGAGAAATCAGTGCGATCGGTGGGTTAATGATTGTGGGCATTAGCTTGAACATTATGGAAATCACCAAAATTAGAGTCTCCAATTATTTACCAGGACTGCTCATTTTAATTGGAATCATTACGATACAGTTTTATTTTTAA